ACCTTTAAAGCTTGGTAGTCGCATACCCTGACAAAGTAGATTAACTCCAGTACAAGAATTGAAATACGCGGCTAAAGCGTCTTGGACGTATTTAAACTGGTTAATTTCCTGAACTATTTGTTTTGGCGTCTTATCTTCTTGTTTCTGCATTAACCAATACGCATGGACTCCTCTTGGAGATACAACTATTATACTAGGTGGCAAAGGTAAGTTTTTTAGCATCTCTATCTTTTCATTTTTTTTCTTTTCTAATTCTTCTGGATCATCTTCATGGTGAAAATCAATATCTACACAATGAGCTGTAATATTATAAATATCTTTATCTAAATAACCGCCACTATTCAACTTAAAATAAACCTTATAACCTTGTTTATGGTAATTACATAGCCTGTCCCATACATTCTCCAATTGATCTACAGTTACTTTTGGTTCTTTCAATTTTCCTGTATTAAAATCTTTTTTGGGAATCTGAGGGTTGTGATCGTCCCCAACCATTTGAAAATAAACTTCACCATCCTGGCCATGAAACTTTGCTAGAAACTCTTTTAATTGCTTAATCTTTTCCTCTCCCTGCTGCAAAGCAAAAAACACCTCCTAATCGGTTTTTAGAATCCCGACAGAAGGTGTTATATTTCGCCATTATATACCGTTGAAACGGCATATAAAGTTTGGTACAATATAATCAGCATTTAAAAAGGCGAATATAATACCTGTCGGGAAGAGAGTCCAGTAGATTTCCCCAAATCTACATCAAGGGACTCTCTTTCTCGTTTCTACTATCTTCCATTTTATCATACTCCTTTTATAAGTTTCTACCTACCTACACTAAAACACATTTTTTTCAAACCGTACGATCATGGTCCAGCCATGGCCTTGACTCCACGTAACGCCTATGAGTTCCTTCACACCTTGCATCTCTTCAATCTGCATTTGAGCGAATCTTTCAGCGTCTTGCGGTTTTTGATTTTCGCTAATTCCAAGCATATAAACTCCTATAGCATATCCATCTTTAAATTCAAGACGCATCATTCCATCATGCCATTTTCCCTGATCTTCTTCTTTTTCTCCAGACAGCTCTTTGGCTTTTTCACGCCACTTTTCATATGCTTTTTTGTAACCGATACAATCATTTTCAGTCTTTTGAAGCCGATCTCTCAGCTCTTTCAGTTCAACATTTTTCTGACGTTCAATTTCTTTTTGATTTTGTAATTGCTTATTTAATCTACTTTCTTGCTCACTAAGCTCAACTTCTAATTGACGATTTTTTTGTAACAACTGCTCGTTCTCTTGATTTAATTCATCCAATTTCTTTTGGCTAACTAAAATTCTATATACACCTCCTTTTTGAAATTAATAGGGGTTATACCTTTCTTGAGTCACTAAAAAACAAAATACAGGCAATTCTGTGGCTTATATGAGGTATTATTAATCTTTTCTAAAGATTTTTTTCCACCACGGTTTCTTTAACTCTTTCATTTCATTTCTGAGCTCTTCTATTGTTTTGTTTAATTTTTTAATTTCCTCTATGTTGGCAATTTCTTCTTCAAGCTTTTTTCGTGTTTTTTGATGATCCAGTTGATTAGAATTGTAAATTTGACGTTGTTCTTCTTGAATTTGATTAAGGATCCGTTCTTCTGATTGTTTAACTTTTTGATCTAATTTTTTATCATGTTCGTTAAGTACTGCCTGAAAAAACTCTTTCAGTTTTTTGCCATCCATGGCCGAACTCTCGGTCACGCGATCCACTTCAACCAACATGCTATCCCCGTCGTTATCGAGTTTTTGGTCAACTTGCGCTACGGTCATACCCTGGTCATATAATTCACGAATTTTAGTGATCATTGGTAAGGCATACTCAGCTATCATATATTTCCGGTCTTGTTTTTCGAAAGGTATATATTGTCCATGTTTTTGAATATAACGCCTTATGGTTCTTGCCGGTACCCCAGTTTTTTGTTCTGCCTCACTTAAAGTTATATGATCCTCCAATTTCACCTCACCCCTCTATATTCGGTCATGGTTCGGTCATGACCAGTTCAAAAATACTGATATAAAAGCGTTTTTCAGACAGTCATGACGGACATGATCAGTTATGAATAATGTTTCAATATTAGTTTTCCTTCTATCTTTTTTAGAGTTTTTTCTTCCTTTGCTCTAGTTTTTTCTCCTAAATTCTTCTCTAAATTTCTTAGGACTGTTTCTCGTTGTTCTAGCAGCCTGTCTATTTCAAAATCACTTTGGCCAGAAGACCATCTTTTTTGAAAATCTGGAAGTAAACCACTTAATTCTGCAACCCCATAGGCTATTCGAAGATATTCGTCTTGCTGATATTTATTATAAGCGTCTGCTAATGATCGTAAAACCTGTTCTGCCTCTATTTGACCTTTCTGTTGAACTTTATTTTTCTTTTGGAGAAAGTCCTGCAAGTCTTTCTCTTTTACTTGATAACCATGATACCGGCTAGGAAGACTCGCAGGAAGCCTGCCACTTCTGATCCAGCGACGCACAGACTCTACATGAACTCCTGCTTGTTCTGCTACTTCTTCTACTGTCAGCATTTTCTCATTCATACAAAACACCATCCTTTGTTGTTGACTTGTGTTGTATTGTTAGTTTGATTATATCAATCATCTCAACACAAGTCAATATTTATAAGCTTTCGCCAGCAAGATAAGTGCGTAGTACATCGGTACGATTGTGCCCCATCTCAAGACTTAAATCTTCTGCAGCTTTCTGTCTATCTCCAAGATGTTCATTAAGCAATTCATCTTTTCTTTCTTGAGCGTAGCAATATCTGAGCCCATGAAAATTAAGATTAGTGCTGCCATCTCCTGTTGATCCTCTTAATTCTATCCCTTCTACAGTCGCAAATTTATCCTGATTGTTGATGAGAAAATCCTGTATCGATCTAGTTGCTTGATGTGCTTTCTGGTCATATTCTGTAAAAAGCCTACCCCCACGTTCAGTTTCAGATAGTCTTTTTTCTAAAACCTCACGAACCTCTCTTTCTCGTTCAGAATTAGTATTTATAGGCACAACACGTTCTCTTCCACCTTTTGTTCCTCTATCGACCGGCATTACTCCTGTTTTGAGAGCCTGTTCTGCTTGACGACGTTCCATACAAGTTACTTCTGATATTCGGAGTCCAGTATTTTTGGCCAGTGTAATTGCATCTTTCACATCTTCTCTACCCATCTCTGTAGCCACTTCAACTGCTTTGTCTACTTCTTTTTCGTGCCAGGCTCGGTTTACTTCTTCCTTAATCTCTGGGGTTTTATTAAACTTAAAATCGTATTTCTCTTGGAGTGTTTTGTTATCACTTATTTGATGACGTGGATTTGATACTTGATCATGAAAAAATCTAATTGATGACAGTTTATTTTTAATTGTTGCGTCAGAATTGCCTTTGTCTTGCTGGTATTTAACAAAGCTGGCAACGTGCTGGTCTTTGATATTTTTAAAATTTTGGACCTTATATTCATCATGGATATACCTTGCAAACTCCTTTGCTCTCTTTACACTGTCGATCCTATACCCTTTGCTACCTTGCCGACAGTGGCGGTATAACTTTTCAAGTTGTTGTTCTAATGGATTTGACATACTTTTTCACCTCCTTTCTTTTGGGTATGTAATGCCAAATTCAGAACCACTGGCACGCAGTGATTTTGCGTCTATTCTATTTAGGAATCACTATATTGCATTTATAATATTGGAGACATTAAATTAAGGAGGTATATTTATGTTGTTAGCTCTACTTTTTAGTTTAGATATACCATTTATCCCTGTCATTATAGTCTTTAAAAGGACATAGGTGTCACATTGGCACGAAACCCCTTCACCCCTACTTTACTCTATAGAAAACTTCAACTTTGCAGTTATATTAGAGGGTTTCATGCTTAATGGCCGTCTGTCACTCTCGCCCTCATCGCTCTAAAAAAATTTTTATCTAAATTTTTTTGAGAGCTTTTATTGTTTGTTTTTCTCGCTACGCTCGAAAAATCGGGCGAGAGTGACAGACTTAATTCATATTCAAAATGTCTGGTTAGCTACCGCTAACCGAAGGGTTGGACAGTACCCTAAGGATCTTCCTCGCCAATACGAGTGTTCAGTGAAAGCTGAACTGATCCCACGACCATTTACTACTCCTAGAGTAGCTCGGAGACGCTGTACACCATCTCCGAAGGTCGTTGCCTTTTACAACATAAGGTTGGCTAGACCTTATGCCGCACCATCAACCGTTTTACGTCACTCCATCAGAACTGCCGGTGAAACAGTCTGATAGCTGGGAGTTAGTTACTAGAGAATCTTAATGTTCTCTAAAAAGAGAACTCTTTGTCTCTAGCTCCCATCTGTACCTTGAAAATTTGAATTGTAGTGATGACGTTGTTTCATTGCTTAATTGAAAGTTAAGTTAATATCATGTTGTGGTACAGGTGACGGATCCCAAAACCTGTCAATTAAGGTTTAAAGAGATCATAATCTATTTTAAATTTGTTACATACTTGTTGGAAAACAAATAAAAAAGGCTGCGCGAAATACACACGTCTTTACGCGTAGCATTTCACACAGCCTTTTTTACACCCATTAATTACGTTGCTAGAAAATTTAGTTATCTCTAATTCTAGTTTAAATTCTGAAATTAAAAATTTCAAGTGATTTTGGTAGCAGAATTTTTTCTTTATTCTTTTATTACTTGTTGTATTTTTAAAGACCTTTTAATTTTTATCTACTATCGTGAACTACATCTCCATCTATATTTAAATATCTTAATCGCCACTTATCTTTATCTTCCAAAAATTCCACTTGTGATTGCATTCTAAAGTGCTTATTATCGTGCACTCGTGATATTTTACCATTTACTTGGTAGTAATCTTCATGTATCTCATTTACAACTAAATCATCATGATCATATGACATGTCGTACCCTATAGCCTCTTCAGCAAAATCAACTGCTTGTAGTATTGCTACACCTTCTCCATTACCTATTATATTAAATAAAAATATTGCTACACCTATTACTATTAATGCTATTATTACTAAACAGCCTACTACAGCGCCTTTTGAAACCTGTTTTTCTCCGCAGTATGGACATGCAGAAGCATCTTGCTTAATTTCTTCCTTACATGAATCACATGCTTTTGTTTTTTTCTCCTGCTCTCCCATAAAAAATCCTCCATAAGCTAAT
This window of the Natranaerobius thermophilus JW/NM-WN-LF genome carries:
- a CDS encoding tyrosine-type recombinase/integrase, whose translation is MSNPLEQQLEKLYRHCRQGSKGYRIDSVKRAKEFARYIHDEYKVQNFKNIKDQHVASFVKYQQDKGNSDATIKNKLSSIRFFHDQVSNPRHQISDNKTLQEKYDFKFNKTPEIKEEVNRAWHEKEVDKAVEVATEMGREDVKDAITLAKNTGLRISEVTCMERRQAEQALKTGVMPVDRGTKGGRERVVPINTNSEREREVREVLEKRLSETERGGRLFTEYDQKAHQATRSIQDFLINNQDKFATVEGIELRGSTGDGSTNLNFHGLRYCYAQERKDELLNEHLGDRQKAAEDLSLEMGHNRTDVLRTYLAGESL
- a CDS encoding MerR family transcriptional regulator, which codes for MKLEDHITLSEAEQKTGVPARTIRRYIQKHGQYIPFEKQDRKYMIAEYALPMITKIRELYDQGMTVAQVDQKLDNDGDSMLVEVDRVTESSAMDGKKLKEFFQAVLNEHDKKLDQKVKQSEERILNQIQEEQRQIYNSNQLDHQKTRKKLEEEIANIEEIKKLNKTIEELRNEMKELKKPWWKKIFRKD
- a CDS encoding helix-turn-helix domain-containing protein; this encodes MNEKMLTVEEVAEQAGVHVESVRRWIRSGRLPASLPSRYHGYQVKEKDLQDFLQKKNKVQQKGQIEAEQVLRSLADAYNKYQQDEYLRIAYGVAELSGLLPDFQKRWSSGQSDFEIDRLLEQRETVLRNLEKNLGEKTRAKEEKTLKKIEGKLILKHYS